The Symphalangus syndactylus isolate Jambi chromosome 11, NHGRI_mSymSyn1-v2.1_pri, whole genome shotgun sequence genome contains a region encoding:
- the LOC129457589 gene encoding small ribosomal subunit protein uS2-like codes for MWWMLAREVLCMRGTISREHPWEVMPDLYFYRDPEEIEKEEQAAAEKAVTKEEFQGEWTAPAPEFTATQPEVADWSEGVQVPSVPIQQFPTEDWSAQPATEDWSAASTPQATEWVGATTDWS; via the coding sequence ATGTGGTGGATGCTGGCTCGGGAAGTTCTGTGCATGCGTGGCACCATTTCCCGTGAACATCCATGGGAGGTCATGCCTGATCTCTACTTCTACAGAGATCCTGAAGagattgaaaaagaagagcaggctGCTGCTGAAAAGGCAGTGACCAAGGAGGAATTTCAGGGTGAATGGACTGCTCCAGCTCCTGAGTTCACTGCTACTCAGCCTGAGGTTGCAGACTGGTCTGAAGGTGTACAGGTGCCCTCTGTGCCTATTCAGCAGTTCCCTACTGAAGACTGGAGCGCTCAGCCTGCCACGGAAGACTGGTCTGCAGCTTCCACTCCTCAAGCCACTGAATGGGTAGGAGCAACCACTGACTGGTCTTAA